A section of the Verrucomicrobium sp. GAS474 genome encodes:
- the lepB gene encoding signal peptidase I has translation MDRLPSDSPKPKDSKAAQVRPAQAAPEGFWAKWTLRSQADDYLKAIRKQRIYNSDRIPAAQLREVLAFEEELGGALKRRETARYAPLMEKGEEIAVSLFPVRGNDWLRENVEVAFVAIAAALALRAFFLQPFKIPTDSMKPTLYGIQTVKVDAASHAKTSFLGSIWRQLVFGESDGLIVLDHPARITDIQGGSLTPWFDYTDILFDTGETRRAWITKDAVTYKLGLAVGQRFEAGEPVLSYRNSAGDQVFVDKFSFNFRLPKRGEVFVFRTNGIRGIEDDMARRGIFTSQFYIKRCVGLPGDTLRLIPPLLEINGVSEGATIPWAIRRVEAAQDGYRGYGYLNSLVNPPSFLRGPAETYSVEPDTFWAMGDNSYNSQDSRFWGAVPRENTVGVGLVVYWPFGARWGLIR, from the coding sequence ATGGATCGTCTCCCCTCCGATTCCCCCAAGCCCAAAGACTCCAAGGCGGCGCAGGTCAGGCCGGCCCAGGCCGCCCCGGAAGGGTTCTGGGCGAAGTGGACGCTCCGTTCCCAGGCCGACGATTACCTGAAGGCGATCCGCAAGCAGCGCATCTATAATTCCGACCGCATCCCGGCGGCGCAGCTCCGCGAGGTCCTCGCCTTCGAGGAGGAACTGGGCGGGGCGCTGAAGCGGCGGGAGACGGCCCGCTACGCGCCGCTGATGGAAAAGGGGGAGGAGATCGCGGTCTCGCTCTTCCCGGTCCGGGGGAACGACTGGCTCCGGGAGAACGTCGAGGTGGCCTTCGTCGCCATCGCGGCGGCCCTCGCGCTGCGGGCCTTCTTCCTCCAACCCTTCAAGATCCCGACCGACTCGATGAAGCCGACGCTCTACGGCATCCAGACGGTGAAGGTCGACGCGGCCTCCCATGCGAAGACCTCGTTCCTCGGCTCGATCTGGCGGCAGCTCGTCTTCGGGGAGAGCGACGGGCTGATCGTCCTCGACCATCCGGCGAGGATCACCGACATCCAGGGGGGGAGCCTCACCCCGTGGTTCGATTACACCGACATCCTCTTCGACACCGGCGAGACGCGCCGGGCCTGGATCACGAAGGACGCGGTGACCTACAAGCTGGGCCTCGCCGTGGGGCAGCGCTTCGAGGCCGGGGAGCCGGTCCTCAGCTACCGGAACTCGGCGGGGGACCAGGTCTTCGTCGACAAGTTTTCCTTCAACTTCCGCCTCCCGAAGCGGGGAGAGGTCTTCGTCTTCCGCACGAACGGCATCCGGGGGATCGAGGACGACATGGCCCGGCGCGGCATCTTCACCTCCCAGTTCTACATCAAGCGGTGCGTCGGCCTCCCGGGCGACACCCTCCGCCTCATCCCGCCGCTGCTCGAGATCAACGGGGTCTCCGAGGGGGCGACGATCCCGTGGGCGATCCGGCGCGTCGAGGCGGCGCAGGACGGCTACCGGGGCTACGGCTATCTCAACTCCCTCGTCAATCCGCCGAGCTTCCTGCGCGGACCGGCGGAGACGTACAGCGTCGAGCCCGATACGTTCTGGGCGATGGGGGACAACAGCTACAACAGCCAGGACAGCCGCTTCTGGGGCGCGGTTCCCCGGGAGAACACGGTGGGGGTCGGCCTCGTCGTCTATTGGCCGTTCGGCGCCCGTTGGGGGCTGATCCGGTAG
- the lepA gene encoding translation elongation factor 4 encodes MSSELIRNFCIIAHIDHGKTTLSDRLLQATDTISLRDMQNQMLDSMDLEKERGITIKAHPVTMVYHAKDGKTYRLNLIDTPGHVDFAYEVSRSLSACDGALLVIDAAQGVEAQTVANVHLASKQNLTLIPVINKIDLPSANVPSVQKQVEDLLAIPGEDCVPCSAKQGIGISEILEAVVARIPAPPEPKDNTLRALVFDSLFDTYRGVVTYVRVFSGELKAGTQILLMSTNQAYEVKEVGIFTPKMTRQDKLLPGHTGYLIANIKSPVDIKIGDTITTSVAPAKEPLPGFKQITPMVFSGIYPINTAEFELLKVAIAKLQINDAALVYTAESSVALGSGFRCGFLGLLHMEIVQERLRREYDMDIIATYPSVIYQIRLTNGEEIEVDNPVKMPDPSTIDVIREPMVKVFIMIPNENIGDILQLVMEKRGSCEHTESVDDKRVMLHCDIPLSEILVDFNDRIKSITRGYGSMDYETAPYRAGDLVKLDVMVNGEPVDAFSSIVDREKAPARGRQIAAKLKEVIPPHLFRIPIQATIGAKIVAREDVGSVGKNVTAKCYGGDISRKRKLLEKQKEGKKRMKSFGRVDIPQEAFIAVLKTDVG; translated from the coding sequence ATGAGTTCCGAGCTGATCCGTAATTTCTGCATTATCGCCCACATCGACCACGGGAAGACGACGCTTTCCGACCGGTTGCTGCAGGCCACCGATACGATCTCTCTCCGGGACATGCAGAACCAGATGCTCGACTCGATGGATCTGGAGAAGGAGCGGGGCATCACGATCAAGGCCCACCCGGTCACGATGGTCTATCACGCGAAGGACGGGAAGACCTACCGGCTGAACCTGATCGACACCCCCGGCCACGTCGACTTCGCCTATGAGGTCTCCCGCAGCCTCTCGGCGTGCGACGGCGCGCTCCTCGTCATCGACGCGGCGCAGGGCGTCGAGGCGCAGACGGTGGCGAACGTCCACCTCGCCTCGAAGCAGAACCTGACCCTCATCCCGGTCATCAACAAGATCGACCTCCCGAGCGCGAACGTCCCCTCGGTCCAGAAGCAGGTCGAGGACCTCCTCGCCATCCCGGGGGAGGATTGCGTCCCGTGCAGCGCGAAGCAGGGGATCGGCATCTCGGAGATCCTCGAGGCCGTCGTCGCCCGCATCCCCGCCCCGCCGGAGCCGAAGGACAACACCCTCCGCGCCCTCGTCTTCGATTCCCTCTTCGACACCTACCGGGGCGTCGTCACCTACGTCCGGGTCTTCTCGGGCGAGCTCAAGGCGGGGACCCAGATCCTCCTGATGTCGACGAACCAGGCCTACGAGGTCAAGGAAGTCGGCATCTTCACTCCGAAGATGACCCGGCAGGACAAGCTCCTCCCCGGCCACACCGGCTACCTGATCGCGAACATCAAGAGCCCCGTCGACATCAAGATCGGCGACACGATCACGACCTCGGTCGCCCCCGCGAAGGAGCCGCTCCCCGGCTTCAAGCAGATCACCCCGATGGTCTTCAGCGGCATCTACCCGATCAACACCGCCGAGTTCGAGCTCCTGAAGGTCGCGATCGCGAAGCTCCAGATCAACGACGCGGCGCTGGTCTACACCGCCGAGTCGAGCGTCGCGCTCGGCTCCGGCTTCCGCTGCGGCTTCCTCGGCCTCCTCCACATGGAGATCGTCCAGGAGCGTCTCCGCCGGGAGTACGACATGGACATCATTGCGACCTACCCGAGCGTCATCTACCAGATCCGCCTCACGAACGGCGAGGAGATCGAGGTCGACAACCCGGTGAAGATGCCCGACCCCTCGACGATCGACGTGATCCGCGAGCCGATGGTGAAGGTCTTCATCATGATCCCGAACGAGAACATCGGGGACATCCTCCAGCTCGTCATGGAAAAGCGCGGCTCGTGCGAGCACACGGAGTCGGTCGACGACAAGCGGGTCATGCTCCATTGCGACATTCCGCTCTCGGAAATCCTCGTCGACTTCAACGACCGGATCAAGTCGATCACCCGGGGCTACGGCTCGATGGACTACGAGACGGCCCCCTACCGCGCGGGCGACCTCGTGAAGCTCGACGTGATGGTGAACGGCGAGCCGGTCGACGCCTTCTCCTCGATCGTCGACCGCGAGAAGGCCCCCGCCCGGGGACGCCAGATCGCGGCGAAGCTGAAGGAAGTGATCCCGCCCCACCTCTTCCGCATCCCGATCCAGGCGACGATCGGCGCGAAGATCGTGGCCCGCGAGGACGTCGGCTCGGTCGGCAAGAATGTGACGGCGAAGTGCTACGGCGGCGATATCTCCCGCAAGCGGAAGCTCCTCGAGAAGCAGAAGGAGGGCAAGAAGCGGATGAAGTCGTTCGGCCGCGTCGACATCCCGCAGGAGGCCTTCATCGCCGTGTTGAAGACCGACGTCGGTTGA